Proteins encoded together in one Coffea arabica cultivar ET-39 chromosome 2c, Coffea Arabica ET-39 HiFi, whole genome shotgun sequence window:
- the LOC113732417 gene encoding cytokinin dehydrogenase 6: MNFPYVSFAKHNNILFIRTLMILLLSCATIRVDFCFSSVPTSLRALPLEGNFTFTENEFAARDYGNQYHFLPLAVLHPKSVSDIANTIKHIWHMGPLSKLTVAARGHGHSTRGQAQADQGIVINMESLGGQVMQFNTGQLPYVDVSAGDLWINILHESLKHGLAPKSWTDYLHLTVGGTLSNAGISGQAFRHGPQISNVHQLEVVTGKGDVVNCSEKQHADLFHSVLGGLGQFGIITKARISLEPAPKMVKWIRVLYSDFSTFSRDQELLISAEHTFDYIEGLVIINRTDVLNSWRSSFSPQDPAQASKFISDGRTLFCLELTKNFNPDEVDTANKEVENLLSKLSYIQSTLLMTEVSYVEFLDRVHTSELKLRSKGMWDVPHPWLNLLIPRSKIKYFAQGVFGNILKDTKSGPVLIYPVNKSKWDNRTSFVFPEEDIFYMVAFLFHAVPSSAGTNGLEHFLTLNKRILDFCAVAHLGVKQYLAHYTTQEQWQAHFGQRWEVFTQRKSTYDPLAILAPGQRIFQKRVSIL, translated from the exons ATGAACTTCCCATATGTTAGCTTTGCCAAACACAACAACATCCTGTTCATTAGAACTCTCATGATTTTGTTACTGAGTTGTGCAACTATTCGAGTCGATTTCTGTTTCTCTAGCGTCCCAACTTCATTGAGAGCGCTTCCTCTTGAAGGAAATTTCACTTTTACAGAAAATGAATTTGCAGCTAGAGACTACGGAAATCAGTACCATTTCCTGCCTTTGGCAGTCCTACATCCGAAATCAGTTTCTGATATTGCAAACACCATAAAGCATATTTGGCATATGGGCCCCCTTTCAAAGCTGACAGTTGCAGCTAGAGGCCATGGCCACTCCACCCGCGGTCAGGCGCAAGCTGACCAAGGTATCGTGATTAACATGGAGTCCCTTGGTGGACAAGTAATGCAGTTCAATACAGGACAACTGCCTTATGTGGATGTGTCCGCTGGTGACCTGTGGATCAACATTTTGCATGAAAGCTTAAAACATGGGCTAGCACCGAAGTCTTGGACAGACTACCTTCATCTCACGGTTGGTGGTACGCTGTCAAATGCAGGAATAAGCGGGCAAGCATTTCGCCATGGCCCCCAGATCAGTAATGTCCACCAGCTGGAGGTTGTTACAG GAAAGGGAGACGTAGTCAATTGCTCAGAGAAGCAGCATGCTGACCTCTTTCACAGTGTTCTTGGAGGACTTGGGCAATTCGGGATAATAACCAAAGCAAGAATCTCCCTGGAGCCAGCACCAAAGATG GTCAAATGGATCAGGGTGCTCTACTCAGATTTCTCCACATTTTCCCGAGACCAGGAGCTTTTGATATCTGCAGAACACACATTTGATTACATTGAAGGACTTGTGATAATAAACAGGACTGATGTCTTAAATAGCTGGAGATCATCCTTCAGCCCTCAAGACCCAGCCCAAGCAAGTAAATTCATTTCAGATGGAAGAACACTGTTCTGCCTtgagttaaccaaaaatttcaatccTGACGAGGTTGACACAGCAAACAAG GAAGTTGAGAATTTACTATCAAAGCTAAGCTATATCCAATCAACACTTCTTATGACAGAAGTCTCATATGTCGAGTTCCTGGATAGAGTTCATACCTCAGAGTTAAAACTACGATCGAAAGGAATGTGGGATGTTCCGCACCCATGGCTAAATCTTCTCATCCccagaagcaaaataaaatattttgctCAAGGAGTTTTCGGCAATATTCTGAAAGATACGAAGAGCGGGCCTGTGCTCATCTACCCAGTTAACAAATCAAA GTGGGACAACAGAACTTCATTTGTTTTCCCAGAAGAAGATATTTTCTACATGGTGGCGTTCCTTTTCCATGCAGTTCCTTCATCCGCTGGAACTAATGGCTTAGAACACTTCTTAACTTTGAACAAAAGAATTTTAGACTTCTGTGCAGTGGCCCACCTTGGAGTTAAACAATATCTAGCTCATTATACCACGCAGGAACAATGGCAGGCCCATTTTGGTCAACGGTGGGAAGTCTTCACACAGAGGAAATCGACTTATGACCCTCTAGCCATCCTAGCTCCAGGGcagagaattttccaaaagcGCGTATCTATTTTATAA